In a genomic window of Styela clava chromosome 11, kaStyClav1.hap1.2, whole genome shotgun sequence:
- the LOC120347385 gene encoding uncharacterized protein LOC120347385 → MNYSNIHPRNSIANAPSAKKKFEKLSSGNSTSMNIEISYLNIRNSENKAEWIEDSPYNHHEWIICEVIHLVCFFLALYMLYALVHFYTVQQRHRIYSGRSSGSRWLEKMCIMSTVCAIVRFTNNQYLLFTWWHERDHCSVVLNISIALYFVSMYPIYFFLWLRQRIFYSNQALKHLYNKFTRFLSWATIFCFFVLTGVSMVLFVVDRKNSASGRVCGDHYHHHITTNGPVNDTTTANETLSEFTFYNTSKKYHLQGLQVNTIAGLIGGLIQTSFLVLFLYPIMDNKLRAVRNLNMHCHHSLMKLIRRTFLLSGVCIFSDVGIALGVKGIHALFPEAVFAPLAMYDINLVINIVCIVATFRHWRKMLFPWLYNCFGRSLLNNSTRKYYLEHRVSRFTSSNGGGTISSPGDRFNRDSSRRGADEIKLKKAQVVDVLVRNEDGENGETNEKMKIETGNVSDVETEETNGNYIPTRKYRANFSPKTFRPGNINGYKYRRTYSAGESEMPSKTFTMMSGTPIYASSHLSFRSKKAKNVVTTKLVLKSESFLLMDSPTKSNSA, encoded by the exons ATGAATTATAGCAATATCCATCCCAGAAATTCAATTGCAAATGCACCATCTGCgaagaaaaagtttgaaaagctCTCAAGTGGAAACAGCACAtcaatgaatattgaaatctcgtatttaaatattcgaaatagtgaaaaTAAAGCGGAATGGATAGAGGATTCTCCGTATAATCATCATGAATGGATAATATGTGAAGTGATACATCTTGTGTGTTTCTTCCTTGCTTTATATATGCTGTATGCTCTTGTACATTTCTACACCGTACAGCAGAGACATCGAATCTATTCTG GTCGTTCAAGCGGAAGTAGATGGCTTGAGAAAATGTGTATTATGTCGACCGTGTGCGCCATCGTCCGGTTTACCAACAACCAATATTTACTGTTCACTTGGTGGCATGAAAGGGACCATTGCTCTGTTGTGCTGAACATCAGCATCGCGTTGTATTTTGTATCTATGTATCCGATATATTTCTTTCTCTGGCTGAGACAG AGAATCTTCTATTCCAATCAAGCGTTGAAGCATCTCTACAACAAATTTACAAGATTTTTAAGTTGGGCAACAATTTTCTGCTTTTTCGTCCTTACTGGGGTGTCCATGGTCTTATTTGTCGTTGACAGAAAAAACAGCGCATCGGGTAGAGTTTGTGGCGACCATTACCATCACCATATAACGACAAATGGACCTGTGAACGACACAACGACAGCCAACGAAACACTGTCAGAATTTACTTTTTACAATACGTCAAAAAAATATCATCTACAAGGATTGCAAGTTAACACTATCGCTGGATTAATTGGTGGACTAATTCAG ACTTCTTTCCTCGTGTTATTTCTCTACCCGATAATGGATAACAAACTTCGAGCAGTCCGCAACCTCAACATGCATTGCCACCACTCGCTTATGAAACTTATCCGGAGAACATTTTTACTATCCGGAGTCTGCATATTCTCAGATGTGGGAATTGCCCTCGGGGTCAAAGGTATCCATGCGTTGTTCCCGGAAGCGGTATTTGCACCGTTGGCGATGTACGACATCAATTTGGTCATAAATATCGTTTGCATAGTTGCCACATTTCGTCATTGGAGGAAAATGCTTTTTCCCTGGTTGTATAATTGCTTTGGGAGAAGCTTATTAAATAACAGTACCAGAAAATACTATCTCGAACACAGAGTATCTAGATTTACAAGTAGCAATGGCGGAGGCACCATATCATCCCCTGGCGATCGATTTAATCGCGATTCATCTCGCAGAGGGGCGGATGaaataaaactcaaaaaagCCCAAGTTGTTGACGTCCTCGTGAGAAACGAAGATGGGGAAAATGgcgaaacaaatgaaaaaatgaaaatagaaaCTGGAAATGTTTCTGACGTTGAAACTGAAGAAACTAATGGCAATTACATTCCAACAAGAAAATACCGCGCAAATTTTTCCCCAAAAACTTTTAGACCTGGTAACATAAATGGTTACAAATACAGGCGAACATACTCAGCGGGAGAAAGCGAGATGCCAAGTAAAACATTCACTATGATGAGCGGGACTCCGATATACGCAAGCTCTCACCTTTCTTTCAGATCTAAGAAAGCTAAAAATGTGGTAACGAccaaattagttttaaaatcaGAGTCGTTCCTACTCATGGACAGCCCAACAAAGTCTAACAGTGCTTGA